The Molothrus ater isolate BHLD 08-10-18 breed brown headed cowbird chromosome 1, BPBGC_Mater_1.1, whole genome shotgun sequence genome includes a window with the following:
- the VWDE gene encoding von Willebrand factor D and EGF domain-containing protein, whose protein sequence is MPGAAPAAPRLWLGAAVLGWLAAAGARRRVLECSPGGHQILQSPYRSVHFDSSHLQQSAIQDLICDHSLTPGWYRFMIFDKPAEMPTKCVEMHHCGTQAPVWLSLRESESMPRPGEMKQLTACATWQFFFSTSKDCCLFRIPVRVRNCGDFFVYFLQPTQGCMGYCAEVVSDARPQTCDPEGMEIEGICSSNLAPTSSPSVPPPLPSVPEVVAEMIKGSIYLRCTFGIPFANSSVGFIVTWSRLSPEGVKEELTHESAVHTFSLLELDGINVRLGDRVYCSSSSFFMEKPDIQSSSVESKEFFAGIKIHPETYDISEDGKEYRLTIESTIPIPCPEFSQLKSDCKISLTLNSVDEGKEQLGLNLALSSCHVDLLQKSCNDGICSQAVIYFSAVTDFMQDGDRITRIAVAPISSENFLWNGYVPESTQITVKDLPTAYCYSFTDPHIITFDGRVYDNFKTGTFVLYKSTSRDFEVHVRQWDCGSLHYPASCNCGFVAKEGSDIIAFDMCSGQLHESQPHLSVINRDTRGSNVRITESYLGRKVTVLFSSGAFVRADVSEWGMSLTLRAPSSDYRHTVGLCGTFDGNAENDYHTASGMEIPNHANVPFSFIKEWRILPGESLFDKTPALLTSSRKMFFCDCTLEDAGLYQPAKNLETVTLSEPLSCKESENGRFLSLIPGLDVTAEYLGPADLVRGLKKRSSTHEIYSSTLLQRQNNQTKLHKTSLLNSRLSTTSEGNTGTEREGSSSLDIRRNSQYFSSHFHKAQSATRRGKRQNYYEYHPVFVFQSLSQTDLEGYSYFFPEDHATDTDEKLLPSWPTPSGLTESSALFLCQQAIANSSIGRSCGALLGRRTGDAIHMCLKDLLLKDDLSWAEASLALLENECEKRILEEINYSPEELEESVESLLTALKCPSLCSGNGECTEWGCACFQGYGSYDCSILSDQAPEITELENAGLCNIRQYDCTSVRVFGHGFRDSLNLKCEIIKFQYSDRQWIPGEPLTIPAAFQNARTVECQLPSDGQQSDVMDVVDDKPIARWQIKISNDGFVYSNSKTMILYDGACQTCEPQESGLCTLKKTCNIDGLCYGEGDTNPTSPCLLCRPDLSKLTWSVVESNQPPVLETFQGMLQTFYGEDFLYQFLASDPEGSAIHFTLDSGPEGASLSPSGLLSWKAVSMNVHKLTFSLTDDCNATTKVEIEVSVKSCDCLNNGSCVTNINFPPGSGRYLCVCVAGFEGELCQVNTDDCKLNQCGIGRCVDGINSYYCECPHELQGKNCQEDVDECASSPCFPGVFCFNTFGSYYCGPCPNNLQGDGKSCHESFDDTDVVWKDSMGEVGENKGFQPSSFEKVLSMSGYIPSSADVPERFISTEMVGSSTLPASTVKTVTAWKTPDSQKNASVQPVVTGNIAHALGTIRGHLADMENSSSVPAAKAASSRSHAVSPEKKTRAQVEAFSYFESHRKSSPSNRANISKGHSLPNKAFKGGNPQRVLHLLAKHQASNLPFTLVEVTVPPKMLPEELSETVIPKAVTCSDLPCFPGVPCEPRQDGSVKCGRCPYGYYGDGFTCRARCRQPCGKNMECVAPNICKCKPGYAGHNCQAALCRPDCKNHGKCIKPNICECLPGYSGSTCEEAHCKPPCQNGGTCLARNLCTCPYGFVGPRCDTMVCNRHCENGGECLTPDTCQCKPGWYGPTCSTAMCNPVCLNGGSCTKPDVCLCPHGFFGAHCQNAVCSPPCKNGGHCMRNNVCTCPDGYTGRRCEKSVCEPRCMNGGRCVGPNICSCPSGWRGQRCNTPVCLQECKNGGECIGPSTCHCPPQWEGFQCQTPVCNQKCLFGGKCVLPNVCSCRRGYTGVLCGKKIQVQKHHG, encoded by the exons ATGCCGGGGGCCgcgcccgcagccccgcgccTCTGGCTCGGCGCggccgtgctgggctggctggcgGCGGCCGGAGCCCGCCGGAGAG TTCTAGAATGCTCTCCTGGTGGACATCAGATCCTGCAGAGCCCTTACCGAAGTGTGCATTTTGATTCATCCCACCTCCAGCAATCAGCTATTCAGGATTTAATCTGTGACCATTCCCTGACTCCAGGATGGTATCGCTTCATGATTTTTGATAAGCCTGCTGAGATGCCAACCAAGTGTGTGGAG ATGCATCACTGTGGGACTCAGGCCCCTGTCTGGCTGTCTCTGAGGGAGTCAGAATCCATGCCTCGACCTGGTGAGATGAAGCAGTTAACAGCTTGTGCTACGTGGCAGTTTTTCTTCAGCACTTCCAAAGACTGCTGTCTCTTCCGAATCCCCGTCAGGGTCAGGAACTGCGGGGATTTCTTTGTTTACTTTCTGCAGCCCACCCAAGGGTGCATGGGGTATTGTGCAGAAG TTGTTTCAGATGCAAGGCCACAAACCTGTGATCCCGAGGGAATGGAAATTGAAGGCATCTGTAGCA GTAACCTGGCTCCCACATCATCTCCATCTGTGCCACCACCACTTCCATCTGTTCCTGAAGTTGTAGCAGAGATGATCAAAGGCAGCATCTACCTAAGGTGTACCTTTGGCATTCCTTTTGCTAACAGCTCTGTTGGATTCATTGTCACTTGGTCAAGGCTTTCTCCTGAAGGTGTCAAAGAAGAACTTACACATGAATCAGCAGTTCATACCTTCTCACTTCTAGAACTTGATGGGATAAATGTCAGACTTGGAGACAGA GTCTACTGTAGCAGTTCTTCTTTTTTCATGGAGAAGCCAGATATACAAAGCTCTTCAGTTGAGAGCAAGGAATTTTTTGCTGGAATTAAG ATACATCCAGAAACATATGATATATCAGAAGATGGGAAGGAATACAGACTGACAATAGAAAGTACCATTCCTATTCCTTGTCCTGAATTTAGCCAGCTAAAAAGTGACTGCAAAATCTCATTAACATTAAACAGTGTTGATGAAG gTAAAGAGCAGTTAGGTCTAAACTTGGCTCTTTCTTCTTGTCATGTGGATCTTCTCCAGAAATCCTGCAATGATGGAATCTGTAGTCAAGCtgtaatttatttcagtgctgtgaCAGACTTCATGCAGGATGGAGACAGGATTACCAGAATTGCAGTTGCACCTATATCCAGTGAGAATTTCCTGTGGAATGGCTATGTTCCAGAAAGCACACAG ATTACAGTTAAGGATCTACCCACTGCCTACTGTTACTCATTTACTGACCCTCATATAATTACTTTTGATGGAAG AGTCTACGACAATTTTAAAACAGGAACATTTGTTCTCTATAAGAGTACATCTCGAGATTTTGAAGTTCATGTTCGCCAGTGGGACTGTGGAAGTCTTCACTACCCAGCATCCTGCAACTGTGGCTTTGTTGCTAAGGAAGGAAGTGATATAATTGCATTTGACATGTGTAGTGGTCAGCTCCATGAATCACAGCCTCACTTATCTGTAATAAACAGAGACACAAGAGGAAGCAATGTCAGAATCACTGAATCCTACCTAGGAAGAAAAGTAACA gttttgttttcttctggagCTTTTGTTCGTGCTGATGTGAGTGAATGGGGGATGAGCCTAACGCTTAGGGCACCCAGTTCAGATTACAGACATACAGTGGGACTCTGTGGCACCTTTGATGGAAATGCAGAGAATGACTATCACACTGCAAGTGGCATGGAAATCCCAAACCATGCTaatgttcctttttcttttattaaggAATGGAG GATTTTACCAGGGGAGAGCTTGTTTGACAAGACACCTGCTTTGTTAACATCTTCtagaaaaatgttcttctgtGACTGTACACTTGAAGATGCTGGATTATATCAACCAGCAAAAAATCTGGAGACAGTTACTCTGTCAGAACCTCTGTCTTgtaaagaaagtgaaaatggtagatttctttctttgataCCAGGACTGGATGTCACTGCTGAGTATCTTGGTCCTGCTGATCTTGTCAGGGGCTTAAAGAAACGTTCATCTACACATGAAATATATTCATCTACACTTCTGCAGAGGCAGAATAATCAAACCAAACTTCACAAAACATCACTATTAAACTCACGTCTCTCTACCACCTCAGAGGGAAATACTGGTACAGAAAGAGAGGGAAGTTCAAGCTTAGACATTAGGAGAAATTCTCAGTATTTCAGCAGTCATTTTCACAAAGCTCAATCTGCTACAAGGAGAGGAAAGCGCCAAAATTATTATGAATACCATCCAGTATTTGTCTTCCAAAGTCTCAGCCAAACAGATTTAGAGGGATATAGTTATTTTTTCCCAGAGGACCATGCCACTGACACAGATGAAAAGCTCCTTCCTTCTTGGCCCACACCTTCAGGACTTACTGAATCTAGTGCtctgttcctgtgccagcaggcaATAGCTAATTCCAGCATAGGAAGGTCCTGTGGTGCCCTCCTTGGCCGCCGAACAGGGGATGCCATCCATATGTGCCTTAAAGATCTGCTGCTGAAAGATgacctcagctgggcagaagcTTCCTTAGCTCTGCTGGAGAATGAATGTGAGAaaagaattttagaagaaataaattacagcCCAGAGGAGCTTGAAGAGTCAGTTGAGAGCCTGCTTACTGCTTTGAAGTGTCCCAGTCTCTGCAGTGGGAATGGAGAATGTACAGAGTGGGGCTGTGCATGTTTTCAAGGCTATGGCTCATATGACTGCAGCATACTGTCTG ACCAGGCTCCAGAAATTACAGAGCTAGAGAATGCTGGGCTTTGCAATATCCGACAGTATGACTGCACATCTGTGAGAGTGTTTGGACATGGCTTCAGGGACTCATTGAACCTGAAATGTGAAATCATCAAATTCCAA TATAGTGATAGACAATGGATTCCTGGAGAACCTCTAACTATTCCAGCTGCCTTCCAAAATGCCAGGACTGTTGAATGCCAGTTACCAAGTGATGGCCAGCAGTCTGATGTCATGGATGTGGTTGATGACAAACCCATTGCCAGATGGCAAATAAAG ATTTCTAATGATGGATTTGTTTATAGCAACTCTAAAACAATGATATTATATGATGGAGCCTGTCAGACATGTGAACCACAAGAATCTGGGTTATGTACATTAAAG AAAACATGCAACATAGATGGACTCTGTTATGGTGAAGGAGACACAAATCCAACCAGCCCTTGCTTACTGTGCAGACCTGACTTATCAAAGTTAACTTGGTCAGTTGTTGAAA GTAACCAGCCTCCAGTGCTTGAAACTTTTCAGGGTATGCTACAGACATTTTATGGAGAAGATTTTTTATATCAGTTTTTGGCTTCAGATCCAGAGGGCTCTGCTATTCATTTCACATTGGATTCTGGTCCAGAAGGTGCCAGTCTTTCCCCATCAGGTCTCCTTTCATGGAAAGCTGTGTCAATGAATGTCCacaaattaacattttctttgaCAGATGACTGCAATGCAACGACCAAGGTAGAAATAGAG GTCAGTGTAAAATCATGTGATTGCCTAAATAATGGCTCATGTGTGACAAACATTAATTTCCCACCTGGAAGTGGAAGAtatctttgtgtgtgtgtggctggaTTTGAAGGTGAACTCTGTCAAGTGAATACTGATGACTGTAAACTTAACCAGTGTGGTATTGGCAGATGTGTGGATGGAATAAACAGCTATTACTGTGAATGTCCACATGAACTTCAAG GTAAAAATTGTCAAGAGGATGTAGATGAATGTGCATCCAGTCCTTGCTTCCCTGGAGTATTTTGTTTCAATACTTTTGGTTCTTACTATTGTGGTCCATGCCCAAACAATCTTCAAGGAGATGGGAAGTCATGTCATG AAAGCTTTGATGACACTGATGTTGTATGGAAGGATTCCATGGGAGAAGTTGGAGAGaataaag GTTTTCAACCATCATCCTTTGAGAAGGTTTTAAGCATGTCAGGTTATATTCCCAGTTCTGCAGATGTCCCAGAGAGAtttatttctacagaaatgGTCGGTAGCAGCACACTGCCAGCCTCCACGGTAAAAACAGTCACTGCCTGGAAGACACCTGATTCTCAGAAAAATGCTTCTGTACAACCTGTGGTTACTGGGAACATTGCTCATGCTCTAGGCACCATCAGGGGTCACCTTGCTGACATGGAAAACAGTTCTTCAGTACCTGCTGCAAAGGCTGCATCTTCAAGGAGCCATGCTGTATCacctgagaagaaaacaagggCACAAGTTGAGGCCTTCAGCTATTTTGAGAGCCACAGGAAGAGTTCCCCTAGCAACAGAGCAAATATAAGCAAAGGACATTCTTTGCCAAACAAAGCATTCAAAGGTGGTAATCCTCAAAGAGTTCTGCACCTTTTAGCTAAGCATCAAGCAAGTAATTTACCTTTTACCCTTGTGGAAGTCACTGTCCCACCAAAAATGCTTCCTGAAGAATTGAGTGAAACAGTAATTCCTAAAGCAGTGACCTGTTCTGATTTACCCTGTTTTCCTGGCGTGCCCTGTGAGCCAAGGCAGGATGGAAGTGTCAAGTGTGGTCGTTGTCCTTATGGGTATTATGGAGATGGCTTCACTTGCAGAG CAAGATGTAGACAACCCTGTGGCAAAAATATGGAGTGTGTGGCACCCAATATTTGTAAATGCAAGCCTGGTTATGCTGGTCATAACTGTCAGGCTG ctctATGCAGACCTGATTGCAAAAACCATGGGAAGTGCATTAAGCCAAACATCTGTGAGTGTTTACCTGGATACAGTGGCTCCACCTGTGAGGAAG CACATTGTAAACCACCGTGTCAGAATGGAGGCACCTGCTTGGCCAGAAATCTCTGCACCTGCCCATATGGTTTTGTGGGACCAAGATGTGATACAA TGGTTTGCAACAGGCACTGTGAAAATGGTGGTGAATGTCTCACTCCAGACACCTGCCAGTGTAAACCTGGCTGGTATGGACCTACCTGCAGCACAG CAATGTGTAATCCTGTCTGTCTCAATGGTGGTTCCTGTACTAAGCCAGATGTTTGCCTGTGTCCACATGGATTCTTTGGTGCCCACTGTCAGAAtg CTGTCTGCAGCCCTCCTTGTAAGAACGGTGGTCATTGCATGAGAAATAATGTCTGTACTTGTCCTGATGGGTACACAGGCAGAAGATGTGAAAAAA GTGTCTGTGAGCCAAGGTGTATGAATGGAGGAAGATGTGTAGGCCCAAACATTTGCTCTTGTCCTTCAGGATGGAGAGGACAAAGGTGTAACACTC CAGTCTGTCTTCAGGAGTGTAAGAATGGTGGGGAGTGTATTGGACCGAGTACCTGTCATTGTCCTCCGCAGTGGGAAGGATTCCAGTGTCAAACAC CTGTGTGCAACCAGAAGTGTCTGTTTGGAGGCAAATGTGTATTGCCCAATGTGTGCTCTTGTCGCCGAGGTTATACTGGAGTGCTCTGTGGGAAGAAAATTCAG GTACAAAAACATCATGGTTGA